Proteins encoded in a region of the Cydia splendana chromosome 19, ilCydSple1.2, whole genome shotgun sequence genome:
- the LOC134800366 gene encoding uncharacterized protein LOC134800366 has protein sequence MDDILLARLRLINDKLTTDLEVIPVTVNLENLVQAQITYSKLEASLKRLNGDLTEYFRLASTPASDEICLISGLQLQAEETLAELKVKIDQISTSSKPSEKLTDANSSCRLPKLQLPVYNGDVLAWYEFWDAFRSNIDERNLPDVDKLSYLKTSVTEDAKKAIDGLATTSTNYAIAVSILKERFGKTSHLIDAHYATLYKIKMAKGNADDCRRTFNEIERNLKILESLGENINHNHLRFMLLEKFPSNLVYEIKLKVKDDSIQELRSELDKIITAKEDAERISGRKRPLDTEASTVGILHVNAKRARYASQSQLRHSNQSKQNHQGGFDKRPIQKKFKGFKKYNNKANRTNQTSTSSKDQEETQRSPPEVRKGLECIFCKGGHYNDSCPEASTLAERKKRLERRCYICFSRNHVAKACWRKRRTAKELKLPVEEESHLVVFTFGDDPPREIHSPIVTLHLLSRTNKNIVIQANCVEHISRGYIPNVKMKNLPESYTLADDGSLSGPVQILVGNEYYCNITYEKKVQLDSNLFLIDSALGWIISGRAEPQLRDESYVVTYTQTCIETKLHQPDPPLCNGDIKSLWELECIGISDSPRATREEEAIKYFNDTTLKLNTRYKVSWPWITYPPDLPNNFGMAFGRLSSLLKRMDQDTLLAYSDTFKQQLDKGIIEVVPTSRTSTGNVVHYLPFHGVRHRGKPMRIVYDASSKSSKDTKSLNECLYRGPLMLEDLTGLLIKFRTHRIGLTSDIEKAFLQMALHEKDRDVTRFLWLKDTSKPVSQDNLLYLRFCRVPFGVISSPFLLNATIKHHLSNAEDQQVRQKANDIYVDNFVSGTDTTDEAMKLYRNLKGSFQDISMSLRDWSSNSKEFMKKVSDTCKEDKVKVLGLEWDIKRDTLQLKPNLQEEAVTKRGILKTIASIYDPCGYAVPYTLSSKLFLQELWKAGVSWDSPLSSELTEEWNKIRQNLEAIRKVSVDRCYMKTPVGKGYQLHCFTDASLQAYAASVFLVYGSEKSFIIGKSRLIPIKDQESLKIPRLELLGVLIGSRLIKFVLKFLQQKIVRQVLWTDSQIVIEWCKSDKLLPPFVARRIEEIKTNKDLEIRYLPTELNPADVGTRPTCSREDREKWLSGPQFIVQDPKTWPTTSGGGPTSSLLIGEGLGIQEDEELMEIVDPDLHNVSPMETEDSITEKEVASHDNDQMPDKLLKLKEIQAEYFPLEVEGKVTSLSLNLGIFKDIDELLRCKGRMKHADWSFDKRYPILIPKDSDFTNEIIMKTHQENKHVGVSHTLDKIRETYWIPQGRSQVQKILRKCSECMKHDGGPYKLPETPALPKERVNYSSPFTYVGTDYLGPLLINNGNGNCKRWISLYTCLAVRAIHLEVVKDLTAEEGLIALRRMITTRGVPTLITSDNAAHYKLLSEILQNPYCVEKEIRWKFIPQLAPWHGGFYERLVGLVKNCMKKTLQKHLLNDTQLVTAVKEIEAVLNTRPLTYVDSEPDHVLKPSDFLTMGKCIIMETSDKDPTTSQGTVTKDNLIKGWKKARIILREFKEMFENRYLLNLRERYSHHPKEPRVTSKLAPKIGQIVQIKGDTKNRINWKVGKIVSLKEGADGLCRVATVRVGDTEYTRSIAHLYPLEIEDGEEQCKQTSYYEESVEEPVQLPDLPRPPDKDDVTMESFKDVTEPPSEQISTQEVRDQPEEVQPHASPEEETCSSKQAVESISSELNEPKSKPKSMSEPEPLAVGDLEFYDHTVPESHHLEEVTPEGQHDEARPKRAAALRALEKIKEWTSNLVAVLLPEAGFRGDTTSHQLSKAKQTEAPLAQEKWIRKSEDKESFIGDEGKSYTLVGFSSGLPG, from the exons ATGGACGACATTCTTTTAGCAAGGCTTAGGCTCATTAATGACAAACTCACAACGGACTTAGAAGTAATTCCGGTTACTGTTAATTTAGAAAATTTAGTGCAGGCTCAGATCACCTACAGTAAATTAGAGGCATCACTAAAAAGACTTAACGGAGACCTGACGGAGTACTTTAGGCTGGCTTCGACACCCGCATCTGATGAAATCTGCTTGATAAGTGGACTTCAACTTCAAGCAGAAGAGACTTTAGCCGAACTTAAGGTGAAGATCGACCAAATATCTACATCAAGCAAACCATCAGAGAAGCTGACTGACGCGAACTCCTCATGCAGACTTCCTAAGCTTCAGCTGCCGGTGTATAATGGGGATGTACTGGCGTGGTATGAATTTTGGGATGCCTTCAGAAGCAACATCGATGAAAGGAACCTGCCGGATGTGGACAAGCTTTCGTATCTTAAGACTTCAGTCACGGAAGATGCCAAAAAGGCCATTGACGGTCTAGCGACTACTAGCACCAACTATGCTATTGCGGTTTCAATACTGAAAGAAAGGTTCGGGAAAACTTCACATCTCATAGACGCGCACTATGCcacattatataaaattaagatGGCCAAAGGCAATGCGGATGATTGCAGAAGGACTTTCAACGAAATCGAAAGAAATCTCAAGATTTTAGAATCACTAGGTGAGAACATTAACCATAATCACCTGCGCTTCATGCTACTAGAGAAGTTTCCTTCTAATCTAGTATATGAGATAAAACTTAAAGTTAAGGATGATTCCATTCAAGAACTGAGAAGCGAACTGGATAAAATCATCACTGCCAAGGAGGATGCGGAAAGGATATCGGGTAGGAAACGCCCTCTAGACACAGAAGCTAGTACGGTCGGGATTCTTCATGTGAATGCAAAACGCGCGAGATACGCAAGCCAGTCCCAACTACGACACAGTAACCAGAGTAAACAAAACCATCAGGGAGGCTTCGATAAGAGACCGATACAGAAGAAGTTTAAGGGTTTCAAGAAATATAACAATAAAGCGAACAGAACAAACCAAACTTCAACTTCAAGCAAGGATCAGGAAGAAACTCAGCGAAGTCCTCCAGAGGTCAGGAAGGGATTGGAGTGTATATTTTGCAAAGGGGGCCATTATAATGATAGTTGCCCTGAAGCATCTACTTTAGCAGAAAGAAAGAAACGGCTTGAAAGACGATGCTACATTTGCTTCAGCCGGAATCATGTAGCAAAGGCTTGCTGGAGAAAGAGAAG GACTGCGAAGGAATTAAAGCTTCCCGTCGAAGAAGAGAGTCATCTAGTAGTATTCACCTTCGGCGACGATCCTCCCAGAGAGATACATAGCCCAATAGTCACCCTTCACCTACTATCTAGAACAAAcaagaacatagtaatacaggCTAACTGCGTAGAGCATATCTCCAGAGGTTATATACCTAATGTCAAGATGAAGAACTTACCGGAGTCATATACACTAGCGGACGACGGGTCGCTAAGCGGACCTGTACAGATCTTGGTTGGAAACGAATATTACTGCAACATAACTTACGAGAAAAAGGTACAACTGGATAGCAATTTGTTTCTGATCGACTCTGCACTTGGTTGGATAATTAGTGGTAGAGCAGAACCACAGCTTAGAGACGAGTCGTATGTAGTGACTTACACTCAGACTTGCATTGAAACGAAGCTTCATCAACCAGATCCACCTCTTTGTAATGGAGACATAAAGAGCCTTTGGGAACTAGAATGTATAGGTATTAGTGATTCCCCAAGAGCAACTAGAGAAGAAGAAGCCATCAAGTATTTTAACGATACAaccttaaaattaaatactcGTTACAAGGTAAGCTGGCCTTGGATAACTTATCCACCAGATTTACCTAATAATTTTGGAATGGCTTTTGGTCGTTTATCAAGCTTATTGAAGCGTATGGATCAAGATACGTTATTAGCATACAGTGATACGTTTAAACAACAATTGGATAAGGGTATAATAGAAGTTGTACCTACTTCAAGAACGTCAACAGGTAACGTCGTTCACTACCTACCTTTCCATGGAGTACGTCATCGAGGAAAACCTATGAGAATAGTCTATGATGCTAGCTCTAAAAGTAGCAAGGACACCAAGAGTCTGAACGAATGTTTGTACCGAGGACCACTCATGCTAGAAGACCTCACTGGCTTACTTATAAAATTTAGAACTCATAGGATAGGTTTAACCTCGGATATAGAAAAGGCGTTTTTACAGATGGCGTTACACGAGAAGGATCGTGATGTAACCAGATTCTTGTGGCTCAAAGATACCTCTAAACCGGTATCTCAAGACAACCTACTGTACCTTAGGTTTTGTAGAGTTCCATTTGGCGTCATTTCATCACCGTTTTTGCTTAATGCGACTATTAAGCACCACCTGTCCAACGCAGAAGATCAGCAAGTCAGACAGAAAGCAAACGACATATATGTGGATAACTTTGTTTCGGGTACTGACACTACGGATGAGGCGATGAAACTCTACAGAAATCTAAAGGGATCTTTTCAAGATATTTCAATGTCACTCAGGGATTGGAGTTCAAATTCTAAAGAATTTATGAAGAAAGTCTCTGATACATGTAAAGAAGATAAAGTAAAGGTACTTGGCTTAGAATGGGACATCAAAAGGGATACTCTTCAGTTGAAACCTAACTTACAAGAAGAAGCTGTCACAAAAAGAGGAATACTGAAGACTATTGCATCAATCTACGATCCATGTGGTTATGCAGTACCCTATACCTTATCATCTAAACTCTTTTTACAAGAGCTTTGGAAAGCTGGAGTGTCATGGGACTCACCATTATCGAGCGAACTAACGGAAGAATGGAATAAGATCCGACAGAACTTAGAAGCCATTAGAAAGGTGTCGGTGGACAGATGCTACATGAAGACACCAGTGGGAAAAGGCTACCAACTACACTGTTTCACCGATGCCTCTCTACAGGCTTATGCAGCATCAGTCTTCTTAGTTTACGGCTCGGAGAAAAGCTTCATTATTGGTAAATCTCGTCTGATACCAATAAAGGACCAGGAGAGTCTCAAGATACCTCGTCTTGAACTTTTAGGAGTACTGATTGGCAGTAGATTGATAAAATTCGTTCTTAAGTTTCTCCAGCAGAAGATAGTAAGACAAGTCTTATGGACCGACAGCCAGATCGTCATAGAATGGTGCAAATCTGACAAGCTATTGCCACCCTTCGTTGCCAGGCGGATAGAAGAGATCAAAACAAATAAAGATCTGGAGATCAGATACCTTCCAACAGAGCTAAATCCAGCTGACGTCGGCACCAGACCCACCTGCTCGAGAGAGGACAGGGAGAAATGGCTAAGTGGTCCACAATTTATAGTTCAAGATCCGAAGACGTGGCCAACAACTTCTGGCGGTGGACCAACCAGTTCTCTCTTGATTGGGGAGGGTCTTGGGATCCAAGAAGACGAAGAACTGATGGAAATAGTTGATCCAGATTTACACAACGTTAGTCCGATGGAAACGGAGGACAGTATAACTGAAAAGGAAGTAGCGAGTCATGACAATGATCAAATGCCAGATAAGTTACTAAAATTGAAAGAAATTCAAGCTGAATACTTTCCTCTAGAGGTAGAAGGAAAGGTAACTAGTTTAAGTTTGAATTTAGGCATATTTAAAGACATAGATGAGTTACTGAGGTGTAAAGGTCGTATGAAACACGCAGACTGGTCGTTTGATAAACGCTACCCTATACTTATACCAAAAGATTCAGATTTCACCAACGAAATCATAATGAAGACTCATCAAGAAAATAAGCATGTTGGAGTAAGTCACACGTTAGACAAGATAAGGGAAACTTACTGGATACCACAAGGAAGAAGCCAAGTTCAGAAGATTTTGAGGAAGTGCTCCGAATGTATGAAGCATGACGGAGGGCCATATAAACTACCAGAAACTCCTGCGTTACCGAAAGAGAGGGTCAATTATAGCTCACCATTCACATACGTTGGTACCGACTATCTAGGACCACTTCTAATCAACAATGGGAATGGCAATTGTAAAAGGTGGATTAGCCTCTACACATGCTTAGCCGTAAGAGCCATTCACTTAGAAGTTGTAAAGGACCTAACTGCGGAAGAAGGTTTAATTGCCTTACGTAGAATGATTACAACAAGAGGTGTACCTACCTTAATAACGTCTGATAATGCGGCTCACTACAAGTTACTCTCAGAGATTCTTCAGAACCCATACTGCGTAGAGAAAGAGATAAGATGGAAATTTATACCACAGTTAGCACCATGGCATGGAGGATTCTATGAGAGATTAGTTGGTTTGGTTAAAAACTGTATGAAGAAAACATTACAGAAACATTTGTTGAATGACACCCAACTAGTAACAGCGGTGAAAGAAATAGAAGCAGTTCTAAACACAAGACCCTTAACTTACGTAGATTCAGAGCCGGATCATGTACTAAAACCTTCAGACTTTCTTACAATGGGAAAGTGTATCATTATGGAAACTTCAGATAAGGATCCTACAACGTCGCAAGGGACGGTGACTAAGGACAATTTAATTAAAGGTTGGAAGAAAGCACGGATAATTCTACGAGAATTTAAAGAGATGTTTGAGAACAGGTATCTCCTAAATTTGAGAGAAAGATATTCCCACCATCCTAAAGAACCTAGAGTAACATCAAAGTTAGCACCTAAGATAGGTCAAATCGTGCAGATTAAAGGTGACACGAAGAATAGGATAAATTGGAAAGTTGGGAAAATAGTATCTTTAAAGGAAGGCGCCGACGGTTTATGTAGGGTCGCCACGGTACGAGTAGGAGATACAGAGTATACAAGATCTATCGCCCATCTCTACCCGTTAGAGATCGAAGATGGAGAAGAACAGTGTAAACAAACATCATATTATGAAGAAAGTGTAGAAGAACCGGTGCAGCTTCCTGATCTTCCACGTCCACCAGACAAGGATGACGTGACGATGGAATCCTTCAAAGACGTTACTGAGCCTCCATCTGAGCAAATATCCACTCAAGAAGTAAGAGATCAACCAGAAGAAGTACAGCCTCATGCCTCGCCAGAAGAGGAAACGTGTTCCTCTAAACAAGCAGTTGAGTCTATATCTAGTGAGTTAAACGAGCCTAAGTCTAAGCCTAAGTCTATGTCCGAACCAGAGCCACTCGCGGTCGGCGACCTCGAGTTTTACGACCACACTGTTCCCGAGTCACACCACCTGGAGGAAGTTACGCCAGAAGGACAACACGACGAAGCAAGACCTAAGAGAGCGGCAGCTCTCAGAGCCCTTGAGAAGATCAAGGAGTGGACCAGCAATCTAGTCGCCGTGCTGTTGCCTGAGGCGGG ATTTCGGGGCGACACAACTAGCCACCAATTAAGTAAAGCGAAGCAGACTGAGGCTCCTCTGGCCCAAGAGAAGTGGATCAGAAAGAGCGAGGATAAAGAATCCTTCATAGGAGATGAAG